From a region of the Micropterus dolomieu isolate WLL.071019.BEF.003 ecotype Adirondacks linkage group LG21, ASM2129224v1, whole genome shotgun sequence genome:
- the rtn4r gene encoding reticulon-4 receptor — MKTVIIDGGRLLFLVMWLNLVPQTDSCPAKCVCYSEPRPTVACQQQGLFSIPTEIPVRSQRIFLQSNKLTVVRSTSFSSCHNLTVLWLYSNNISYIEAGAFYGLEKLEELDIGDNSNLRTISPTAFRGLTKLHTLHLHRCGLSELPVGVFRGMFSLQYLYLQDNNILTLHDDTFLDLANLTYLYLHNNKIKIVTDNMFRGLINLDRLLLHQNRVIFVQPRAFSDLGKLKSLFLFFNNLTVLTGETMDPLVSLQYLRLNGNQWICDCRARTLWDWFKRFKGSSSELECNVPEFLAGKDLKRLKSEDLEGCVETPQTQTNLFSSKAQSGKFLSTENPLGDTIPRCCLGDNDKSSILSGKSRQITNNPLKEKENMSKTKYKEPERTKNETQNKQNDGPLGTLSNTLDKSLENLNPDLIDNLESSTASNKKKKKCSKKPKSDTHCIKGRGSTLQVLRFLFIPMIWISLAMS; from the coding sequence GGGGGCGACTCCTGTTTCTGGTGATGTGGCTGAATCTTGTGCCTCAAACTGACAGCTGCCCTGCCAAGTGTGTGTGCTACAGTGAGCCCAGGCCCACTGTGGCCTGCCAACAACAAGGACTGTTTTCCATCCCTACTGAGATCCCCGTGCGGAGCCAGCGGATATTCCTCCAGAGCAACAAGCTAACGGTGGTGAGGTCCACCAGCTTCAGCTCTTGCCACAATCTCACTGTTCTGTGGCTCTACTCCAACAACATCAGCTACATCGAGGCTGGGGCCTTCTATGGCTTGGAAAAACTGGAGGAACTGGACATTGGAGACAATAGCAACCTCCGCACCATTAGCCCTACAGCCTTTCGGGGCTTAACTAAGCTGCACACCCTCCACCTGCACAGATGTGGCCTGTCAGAGCTCCCTGTTGGGGTTTTCCGAGGAATGTTCTCCTTACAGTACCTTTACCTGCAGGACAATAACATTCTAACCCTGCATGATGACACTTTTCTGGACCTTGCCAACCTAACCTATCTCTACCTGCACAATAACAAGATCAAGATAGTAACGGACAACATGTTTCGAGGCTTAATCAATCTGGACCGGCTGCTGCTACACCAGAACCGGGTTATCTTTGTCCAACCAAGGGCTTTTAGTGATCTTGGTAAACTGAAatccctgtttttgtttttcaacaatCTTACTGTCTTGACGGGGGAGACCATGGACCCGCTAGTGTCTCTCCAGTATTTGCGTTTAAACGGGAACCAGTGGATCTGTGACTGTCGTGCGAGGACCCTGTGGGACTGGTTCAAACGTTTCAAAGGTTCCAGCTCTGAGTTGGAGTGCAATGTTCCTGAGTTCCTGGCAGGAAAGGACCTGAAACGACTGAAAAGTGAAGACTTGGAGGGGTGTGTAGAAACGCCACAAACCCAGACCAATCTCTTCAGCTCCAAGGCACAGTCTGGGAAATTCCTTTCCACCGAAAATCCTCTTGGGGATACCATTCCCAGGTGTTGCCTTGGAGATAACGACAAGTCCTCCATCCTGTCTGGCAAGAGCCGCCAAATCACTAACAACCCCCTTAAGGAAAAAGAGAACATGTCTAAGACTAAATATAAGGAGCCGGAACGAACGAAAAACGAAACCCAGAACAAGCAGAATGACGGACCACTGGGAACCTTGTccaacaccctggacaagtctTTGGAAAATCTAAATCCTGACCTTATAGACAATCTGGAATCATCTACAGCgtcaaacaaaaagaaaaagaagtgtTCCAAAAAACCTAAATCAGACACCCACTGCATCAAAGGCCGGGGTTCTACTTTGCAAGTGCTGCGCTTTCTCTTCATTCCCATGATCTGGATATCTCTAGCCATGTCTTAG